The following coding sequences are from one Danio rerio strain Tuebingen ecotype United States chromosome 21, GRCz12tu, whole genome shotgun sequence window:
- the LOC141379804 gene encoding syncytin-A-like, translating to MIKIAVLGIIMNIAQAIDSRSNIFLELMNMSRNALFAGKNICMPHPPSVGAGIPWVAHPMSNCDTCTLFGVHTSGIYNKSTCHNITTPPATPCCIPGLPSCNLTSATPIMTDLLLPIIFSWCVENNAPSSTPLGKIPRERCNFVIEMRTGSHVDITPSAGIREKNLEACLHGTRSLPKLFAVNQWCMIPPPTGTFWLCGTSAYDILPSQFNGRCTLGYVLPAIRENTHATPSSLHLHNSAPTTKEEDGCIPGLTCAQTWWSRTLGAIIPSYGVMQALDQVRSLSNSVQKLANDTAFALGNITNTLASHKIMILQNRVALDYILAKQGGACTIIGPECCTGLMDPTKNLNKIQQDILDLSVKLHRMTEDNSSWFGNLLGKPWLWIKEIAILLLLFLLLYYLCIHSIKCFTQHLTHAHDEEMTVPTRTEYYL from the coding sequence ATGATCAAGATTGCCGTACTAGGGATCATCATGAACATCGCACAAGCCATCGACTCACGAAGCAACATATTCTTAGAGCTGATGAATATGTCAAGAAATGCCTTGTTTGCTGGAAAGAACATCTGCATGCCACACCCACCTTCAGTAGGAGCAGGAATCCCCTGGGTGGCACACCCCATGTCCAACTGTGACACGTGTACATTATTTGGAGTTCACACCAGTGGAATATACAACAAGAGTACATGTCACAACATCACAACTCCTCCAGCTACTCCGTGTTGCATTCCTGGATTACCATCCTGCAACCTAACTTCAGCAACTCCCATCATGACAGATTTACTACTGCCAATAATTTTTTCCTGGTGCGTGGAAAATAATGCTCCATCCTCAACTCCACTGGGTAAAATTCCTCGCGAACGATGCAACTTTGTCATTGAAATGAGAACAGGATCCCATGTGGACATTACCCCATCAGCAGGGATAAGGGAAAAGAATTTAGAAGCATGTCTCCACGGGACACGATCTCTTCCAAAACTCTTCGCAGTGAATCAGTGGTGCATGATTCCTCCACCAACAGGAACTTTTTGGTTATGTGGAACATCAGCCTATGACATCCTTCCCAGCCAATTCAATGGCAGGTGCACATTGGGCTACGTTCTACCAGCTATCAGAGAAAATACACACGCCACACCAAGCTCTCTACATCTGCATAACTCCGCTCCCACCACAAAGGAAGAAGATGGCTGCATTCCAGGACTCACTTGTGCACAAACATGGTGGTCAAGAACTCTTGGAGCAATAATTCCTTCTTATGGTGTGATGCAAGCCCTTGATCAAGTCAGAAGCTTATCAAATTCTGTTCAGAAACTGGCCAATGATACAGCTTTTGCCCTGGGTAATATCACAAACACTCTTGCTTCACACAAGATAATGATCTTACAGAACAGAGTGGCGTTGGATTACATTCTAGCAAAGCAAGGGGGAGCTTGCACCATCATAGGCCCAGAGTGTTGCACCGGATTAATGGATCCAACCAAGAACTTGAACAAAATTCAACAAGACATACTTGATCTTTCAGTAAAATTGCACCGGATGACTGAAGACAATTCTTCATGGTTTGGAAACCTGTTAGGAAAACCCTGGCTGTGGATCAAGGAAATAGCTATTCTTCTATTGCTTTTCCTACTGTTGTACTATCTATGCATCCACAGTATCAAATGTTTTACTCAACATTTGACCCACGCCCATGACGAAGAAATGACAGTTCCAACCAGAACAGAATATTATCTATAA